ACCTGAGCTGACGCCGGAGCGGGATGCAGGCGCCGTGTGGAGGTTTTCTGGTTACTTCCCCGCCGGGGCCCTTGATCAAAGGTCTCAGGGGCTTGGCGGAGAGGGGTGTACTTTATTCTCAGAATCGATACGAAGGTTTCCCTGGGGTCAAGGCTCTCGCTTGCCTGCAAACACCTACTTGTTTCCCCGCTGGAATTCGGCCTGGGGAGAAGAACATTTTTTTGGAGGAAATTACATGCCTAAATTGAAGACCAACCGTGGCGCGGCCAAGCGCTTCAAGGCCACGGGATCAGGAAAAATCGTGAGGAACAAGGCCTTTGCCAGCCATATTCTTACCAAGAAGACTACAAAGCGTAAGAGAAACCTGCGGAAGTCTTCTCTTGTTCATTCAACCAATGAAAGAGGTGTTCGCCGGCTGGTACCGTATCTCTGATGTTCGCCTCCCCCAGGGGAGAATATCCGGAGATGTGCCGCGGAGGAAACCCACCGATAAACGGGAGCAACCGAGGAGGATGGAACAATCGCCTTTTTCGGGAATGTGGTTGATGTGAATATCTCGTTCTCAGAGAATAAGAAGTTTTTGCTCCTGTGTAGATCGACGTGGTTTTGGCCGGTGTAATCAAAAATTCAGGAAAAACATGAAAGAGGTTCAATCATGCCAAGGGTAAAGGGCGGATTTAAAACGCGA
This region of Deltaproteobacteria bacterium genomic DNA includes:
- the rpmI gene encoding 50S ribosomal protein L35, which produces MPKLKTNRGAAKRFKATGSGKIVRNKAFASHILTKKTTKRKRNLRKSSLVHSTNERGVRRLVPYL